One Megamonas hypermegale genomic window carries:
- the fabZ gene encoding 3-hydroxyacyl-ACP dehydratase FabZ has protein sequence MRIDITEIEKVLPHRPPFLLVDRIIELEPMKYAVGVKNITMNEPQFHGHFPDHPIMPGVLILEAMAQVGGFALLYPEENRGKLPYFGGMDNVKFKRPVIPGDQLIMKSEITKIRGEFGRVHCEGYVDDQLVAQGDFTFALQKTEL, from the coding sequence ATGAGAATTGATATTACTGAGATTGAAAAAGTATTACCGCATCGTCCTCCATTTTTGTTGGTTGACCGTATTATTGAATTGGAACCGATGAAATACGCTGTAGGCGTAAAAAATATTACTATGAATGAACCACAATTTCATGGTCATTTTCCAGATCATCCAATTATGCCTGGTGTTTTGATTTTGGAAGCTATGGCACAAGTTGGTGGCTTTGCTTTATTATATCCAGAAGAAAATAGAGGTAAATTACCTTATTTTGGCGGAATGGATAATGTAAAATTTAAAAGACCAGTAATTCCTGGTGACCAGTTGATAATGAAATCTGAAATTACAAAAATTCGTGGCGAATTTGGTAGAGTACATTGTGAAGGATATGTAGATGACCAGCTTGTAGCACAGGGTGATTTTACATTTGCATTGCAAAAAACAGAACTTTAA
- the lpxK gene encoding tetraacyldisaccharide 4'-kinase has translation MRILYNIIAILLVILLIPYFIVRTIREKGFLGRIIQSFGFLPKHALDKVADKNCIWIHASSVGEIVATSPIIKEFRKEFPGTPILVSVVTNTGYIMANRIIKDADSIIYFPIDLPWLPERMIKKIKPRVFLPVETELWPNFLKAARKHNVPVMMVNGRISDKSVKRYKYMFSILSDMIGTVKKFAMQSDIDASYIIRLGADEKLVTVTGNTKFDQTYTDVSTKEKQVLLKELCLDNAQGIFLAGSTHKGEEEAVLKAFSKLKKTHVNAKLLIAPRSILRKDEIASICHKYGFKTDFRTKLKEKPSYDHDVVILDTIGELGRIYSLGDVIFVGGSLIRHGGHNILEPAAHGKAIIVGPHMFNFKDTHILFSKRNACITVKDAKELTNAVLDLFDNPEKRRQMEQETLNIIKDNKGASRRSAVILHQMLDEYEKVGPVQVRSTEKIENLQTYLYKLVHDESQKSVTEKAFLGMLYGFSLIYRGLVNFQLNLYQWGIKKQIKLDCFVISIGNITVGGTGKTPTAKLLARYIRDLGYNIAILNRGYRAKWKGEVGVVSDGNTVFMTADEAGDEAYLLARSLPDIPVLIGTDRTISGKYAVDNFNVDVVILDDGYQHWKLKRDLNILLVDAINVFGNGHMLPRGTLREPLNHLDRADMCLLTKVDQAAKGACEEIRSTLAKYNERALVVESTHKPLGFIEIGNLFSKEKNEILSIDTMRGHKIIAMSAIGNPASFEQTLSDIGAVITESLRFPDHHDYTEQEIREVMNQAEEQGAEAIVITDKDAVKIPQTLLSKKRPIPIYIISIEVTFINNAEAAFKFLRDKLPPKKGIKK, from the coding sequence ATGCGAATTTTATACAATATAATAGCTATATTGCTTGTTATACTGCTGATACCGTATTTTATAGTACGGACTATTCGGGAAAAAGGTTTTTTGGGACGTATAATTCAAAGTTTTGGCTTTTTGCCAAAACATGCTTTGGATAAAGTTGCAGATAAAAATTGTATTTGGATACATGCTTCTTCTGTAGGGGAAATCGTAGCAACTAGTCCAATTATTAAGGAATTTCGAAAAGAGTTTCCGGGAACGCCGATATTAGTATCAGTGGTAACTAATACAGGCTATATTATGGCAAATCGCATTATTAAAGATGCAGATAGTATTATTTATTTTCCGATAGATTTGCCGTGGCTTCCGGAACGTATGATAAAAAAAATAAAACCGCGTGTATTTTTACCAGTAGAAACAGAATTATGGCCAAACTTTTTAAAAGCAGCACGCAAGCATAATGTTCCTGTAATGATGGTAAATGGTCGTATCAGTGATAAATCAGTAAAACGATATAAATATATGTTTAGCATTTTATCTGATATGATAGGCACAGTAAAAAAATTTGCAATGCAATCAGATATTGATGCATCATATATCATTCGGTTAGGTGCTGATGAAAAATTAGTAACAGTTACAGGTAATACTAAATTTGACCAAACATATACAGATGTAAGTACAAAAGAAAAACAAGTATTATTAAAAGAATTATGTCTTGATAATGCTCAAGGTATATTTTTAGCAGGAAGTACACATAAAGGTGAAGAAGAAGCTGTATTGAAAGCTTTTTCTAAATTAAAAAAGACACATGTGAATGCTAAATTGTTAATTGCACCGCGAAGTATTTTACGCAAAGATGAAATAGCTAGCATTTGTCATAAATATGGTTTTAAAACAGATTTTCGCACTAAGCTTAAAGAAAAACCTAGTTATGATCATGATGTAGTCATTTTAGATACGATTGGCGAACTTGGTAGAATTTACAGTTTAGGTGATGTAATTTTTGTTGGTGGTAGCTTAATTCGCCATGGCGGGCATAATATTTTAGAGCCAGCGGCGCATGGCAAAGCTATTATCGTAGGACCGCATATGTTCAACTTTAAAGATACACATATACTTTTCAGTAAACGCAATGCGTGTATTACGGTAAAAGATGCAAAAGAATTAACTAATGCTGTTTTGGATTTATTTGATAATCCAGAAAAACGTCGACAGATGGAGCAAGAAACTTTAAATATTATAAAAGATAATAAAGGAGCTTCTCGTCGTTCAGCTGTGATATTACATCAAATGTTAGATGAATATGAAAAAGTTGGTCCTGTGCAAGTTCGTTCTACTGAAAAAATTGAAAATTTACAGACGTATTTATATAAATTAGTACATGATGAATCACAAAAAAGTGTTACAGAAAAAGCCTTTTTAGGTATGCTTTATGGTTTTTCTTTAATTTATCGTGGATTAGTTAATTTTCAATTGAATTTATATCAATGGGGTATAAAAAAACAAATAAAATTAGATTGTTTTGTTATAAGTATTGGTAATATAACAGTAGGCGGTACAGGAAAAACGCCGACAGCTAAACTTTTAGCGCGTTATATTCGTGATTTAGGTTATAATATAGCTATTCTAAATCGTGGATATCGAGCAAAATGGAAAGGTGAAGTTGGCGTAGTTTCTGATGGAAATACGGTATTTATGACAGCTGATGAAGCTGGAGATGAAGCGTATTTATTAGCACGAAGTTTGCCAGATATCCCTGTTTTAATAGGTACGGATAGAACTATTTCAGGAAAATATGCTGTAGATAATTTTAATGTAGATGTAGTCATCTTAGATGATGGATATCAACATTGGAAATTAAAACGCGATTTAAATATTTTGCTCGTTGATGCGATTAATGTATTTGGTAACGGTCATATGTTGCCACGTGGAACGCTCAGAGAGCCGCTTAATCATTTAGATAGAGCAGATATGTGCTTATTGACAAAAGTAGACCAAGCAGCAAAGGGCGCTTGTGAAGAAATTCGTTCAACATTAGCTAAATATAATGAACGAGCACTTGTTGTTGAAAGTACACATAAGCCATTAGGTTTTATAGAAATTGGTAATTTATTCAGCAAAGAAAAAAATGAAATTTTATCAATTGATACTATGAGAGGTCATAAAATAATTGCTATGTCAGCAATTGGAAATCCTGCTTCATTTGAACAAACGCTCAGTGATATTGGGGCAGTGATTACAGAAAGTTTGCGTTTTCCAGACCATCATGATTATACAGAACAAGAAATTAGAGAAGTTATGAACCAAGCAGAAGAACAAGGCGCAGAAGCCATTGTAATTACTGATAAAGATGCTGTAAAAATTCCACAAACCTTGCTTAGTAAAAAAAGACCGATACCGATTTATATTATTAGTATAGAAGTTACATTTATAAATAATGCTGAAGCAGCATTTAAATTTTTACGAGATAAATTACCACCAAAGAAAGGAATAAAAAAATGA
- the lpxA gene encoding acyl-ACP--UDP-N-acetylglucosamine O-acyltransferase, translating into MGEENKIHPTAIIHPNARIGKNVEIGPYVIIDGDVEIGDGTKVLPHAVITGWTKIGKDCVIFPSASIGAEPQDLKFKGEKSYVVIGDRTKVREFATIHRACGAEEETRIGNDCLLMAYTHVAHNCVIGNNVVMANNASVAGHVIVEDRVVLGGFAGVHQFVKIGRNAMVGGFSKLVQDVVPYTIVDGRPANVCGLNSVGISRAGISLSSRRSIKQAYKILYRSGLKLAQAISVIEQEVDSCPEVEHFLRFLRDADRGICRESHESSN; encoded by the coding sequence GTGGGAGAAGAAAATAAAATACATCCTACAGCAATAATACATCCTAATGCTCGTATTGGTAAAAATGTAGAAATTGGACCATATGTAATAATCGATGGAGATGTGGAAATTGGTGATGGTACAAAAGTACTTCCACATGCCGTTATAACAGGATGGACTAAAATAGGTAAAGATTGTGTGATTTTTCCAAGCGCATCTATCGGTGCAGAACCACAGGATTTAAAATTCAAAGGTGAAAAATCTTATGTAGTTATTGGCGATAGAACAAAAGTTCGTGAGTTTGCGACGATTCATCGTGCTTGCGGAGCTGAAGAAGAAACTCGTATCGGCAATGATTGCTTATTGATGGCATATACACATGTAGCACATAACTGTGTTATTGGCAATAATGTAGTCATGGCAAATAATGCTTCAGTAGCAGGTCATGTAATAGTAGAAGATAGAGTTGTACTTGGCGGTTTTGCAGGAGTGCATCAATTTGTAAAAATTGGACGAAATGCAATGGTTGGTGGTTTTTCAAAATTAGTTCAAGATGTTGTGCCATATACAATTGTTGATGGTCGACCAGCTAATGTCTGTGGATTAAATAGTGTAGGGATTTCTCGTGCAGGTATATCGCTTAGCTCTAGACGTTCTATTAAACAGGCGTATAAAATTTTATATCGTTCTGGTTTAAAATTAGCACAGGCAATATCTGTGATTGAACAAGAAGTGGACTCTTGTCCAGAAGTAGAACATTTCTTGCGTTTTCTACGCGATGCAGACCGTGGTATTTGTCGAGAAAGTCATGAAAGCAGTAATTAA
- a CDS encoding ABC transporter ATP-binding protein → MNDYKRLISFIKPYWKRLGLAIICIIMSAAANLYVPWIIKDMVDKVLMNKDMMLLNLIAAGIVVVFLFRGIFYYGQSYLVSYIAQRVIIDVRELLYIKFQKLQLGYYEKKQTGTIMSYITNDVAALQAALVDSLIEMVTELSILIGSLIMMFYLDWKLSIVTLVVVPVIGQAMKIFGRKLKQSGALIQERTAEITSLLQESISGVRVVKSFAREDYEIERFQNQNNLNFKANMKSVQLSSLLTPTVEFLAAVIVAVILWFGGYQVVNGALTAGALVAFLTYAVNLANPVKRISRVYGTINKAMAAAERVFNVLDTEEKLKDKPNAIELPKISGDVQFDHVSFGYKKDVDVLHDLTLEAKPGQVIAFVGPSGAGKSTIANLIPRFYDVTAGSIKIDGIDIRDVTIRSLREQIGVVPQETMLFSGTVKDNIRYGRLDATDEEIIEAAKAANAHNFIMHLADGYETKIGERGITLSGGQRQRIAIARAILKNPRILILDEATSALDTESEEIVQEALDKLMIGRTSFVIAHRLSTIINADKIIVLDNGKVTESGTHKELMQTGGLYSHLYNIQFSDKKAK, encoded by the coding sequence ATGAATGATTATAAGAGACTAATTTCGTTTATAAAGCCATATTGGAAGAGGCTAGGACTTGCCATAATCTGCATAATAATGTCAGCAGCAGCTAATTTATATGTACCATGGATTATAAAAGATATGGTTGATAAGGTACTTATGAATAAAGATATGATGCTATTAAATTTAATAGCAGCTGGGATAGTAGTTGTATTTTTATTTAGAGGTATATTTTATTATGGACAATCGTATTTAGTTTCGTATATAGCACAGAGAGTTATAATTGATGTGCGTGAGTTGTTATATATTAAATTTCAAAAATTACAACTTGGTTATTATGAAAAAAAGCAAACAGGTACGATTATGAGCTATATAACAAATGACGTGGCGGCATTACAGGCGGCACTTGTTGATAGCTTAATAGAAATGGTGACGGAACTATCTATTTTGATAGGTTCGTTGATTATGATGTTTTATTTAGATTGGAAACTCAGTATTGTAACACTTGTAGTTGTACCAGTAATTGGACAAGCTATGAAAATTTTTGGACGAAAATTGAAACAAAGTGGTGCTTTAATACAGGAAAGAACAGCTGAAATTACATCTTTGTTACAAGAAAGTATATCTGGTGTTAGAGTAGTAAAATCATTTGCTAGAGAAGATTATGAAATAGAGAGATTTCAAAATCAAAATAACTTAAATTTTAAAGCTAATATGAAGAGTGTACAACTCAGTTCATTATTGACACCTACTGTAGAATTTTTAGCAGCTGTTATTGTAGCTGTTATTTTATGGTTTGGCGGTTATCAAGTTGTAAATGGAGCTTTAACTGCTGGGGCATTAGTTGCGTTTTTAACATATGCGGTAAATTTGGCCAATCCTGTAAAACGCATTAGTCGTGTATATGGGACAATTAATAAAGCAATGGCAGCAGCAGAACGTGTATTTAATGTTTTAGATACTGAGGAAAAGTTAAAAGATAAACCAAATGCAATAGAATTGCCAAAGATTAGCGGAGATGTACAATTTGACCATGTATCTTTTGGTTATAAAAAAGATGTTGACGTATTACATGATTTGACACTTGAAGCTAAGCCAGGTCAAGTAATTGCATTTGTAGGCCCTAGCGGTGCAGGTAAATCAACAATTGCCAATTTGATACCACGTTTTTATGATGTAACGGCAGGTTCTATAAAAATAGATGGTATTGATATTAGAGATGTTACAATACGTTCTTTACGTGAGCAAATCGGGGTAGTACCACAAGAAACAATGTTGTTTAGTGGTACTGTCAAAGATAATATTCGCTATGGTCGTCTTGATGCAACTGATGAGGAAATCATCGAAGCAGCTAAAGCTGCAAATGCGCATAATTTTATTATGCATTTAGCAGATGGATATGAAACTAAAATCGGTGAAAGAGGTATAACTTTATCAGGCGGACAACGCCAACGTATTGCTATAGCGCGTGCAATTTTAAAAAATCCACGTATCTTGATTTTAGATGAAGCGACATCGGCTTTAGATACGGAAAGTGAAGAAATTGTGCAAGAAGCATTAGATAAATTAATGATAGGCAGAACATCGTTTGTCATTGCACATCGCTTATCAACGATTATCAATGCGGATAAGATTATTGTGTTAGATAATGGTAAAGTTACTGAAAGTGGCACACATAAAGAACTTATGCAGACAGGTGGTTTATATAGTCATTTGTATAACATACAATTTAGTGATAAGAAAGCAAAATAG
- the lpxB gene encoding lipid-A-disaccharide synthase, with protein sequence MYKIMFSAGETSGDMHGANLAKAIKEIAPNTYLFGFGGPQMEAAGVTLCKNMLDYSVMGFWEVLINLRKMFKLKDFLVEEMKRQKPDLLVLIDYPDFNWRLASEAKKLNIPVFSYIPPSAWAWRKGRAKKVAKIADKIVAIFPFETKVYEEAGADISFVGNPLLDNVKSSMTKEQACKFFNIDLTDDNILLLPGSRKQEIEKMLEPMLEAGKIISKERKNVKFFLPVAQGIDGKRIEAKINESGLNVTLCYEKTYDLMNCCDFAIATSGTVTLEAALMGLPCVVLYKMSSFTYRIAKLFVNVKFFSLPNILADEKVLPELLQDDVNGERIADESRLLFKDTETAQIVKDKLGQIKLKLGSPGVAERTAKIILQTAEKFLSKNKE encoded by the coding sequence ATGTATAAAATAATGTTTTCCGCTGGAGAAACATCGGGTGATATGCACGGTGCTAACTTAGCGAAGGCAATAAAGGAAATAGCACCGAATACATATTTATTCGGTTTTGGTGGACCACAAATGGAAGCTGCTGGTGTAACACTTTGTAAAAATATGTTAGATTATAGTGTGATGGGTTTTTGGGAAGTATTGATAAATCTTCGCAAGATGTTTAAGTTGAAAGATTTTCTTGTAGAAGAAATGAAGAGACAAAAACCAGATTTGCTTGTTTTGATAGATTATCCGGATTTCAATTGGCGTTTAGCCAGTGAAGCCAAAAAATTAAATATACCAGTATTTTCATATATTCCACCGTCAGCATGGGCTTGGCGAAAAGGAAGGGCAAAAAAAGTAGCTAAAATAGCTGATAAAATAGTGGCTATTTTTCCATTTGAAACGAAAGTGTATGAAGAAGCAGGTGCTGATATTTCTTTTGTAGGAAATCCATTATTAGACAATGTAAAATCTTCTATGACAAAAGAGCAGGCCTGTAAATTTTTTAATATAGATTTAACTGATGACAATATTTTATTGTTACCAGGAAGTAGAAAACAAGAAATTGAAAAAATGTTAGAGCCTATGTTAGAGGCAGGCAAAATTATTAGTAAAGAACGAAAAAATGTTAAATTCTTTTTGCCAGTAGCACAAGGAATTGATGGTAAACGCATTGAAGCAAAAATAAATGAATCGGGCTTAAATGTAACATTATGTTATGAGAAAACGTATGATTTGATGAATTGTTGTGATTTTGCAATAGCAACTTCAGGAACGGTAACTTTAGAAGCTGCTCTTATGGGTCTTCCTTGTGTTGTTTTATATAAAATGTCTTCATTTACGTATCGCATTGCTAAATTATTTGTGAATGTAAAATTTTTCAGTTTGCCAAATATTTTAGCTGATGAAAAAGTTTTACCAGAGTTACTACAAGATGATGTAAATGGTGAAAGAATAGCTGATGAGTCTAGATTATTATTTAAGGATACTGAAACAGCTCAAATTGTAAAAGATAAGTTAGGACAAATAAAATTAAAATTGGGTTCTCCAGGTGTAGCAGAAAGAACAGCAAAGATTATTTTGCAGACAGCTGAAAAATTTTTATCAAAAAATAAGGAATAG
- a CDS encoding lysophospholipid acyltransferase family protein — protein MLYHSLVLLSNICCVLPEGFTRFIGKIIGNLTWYLVPKKRKVMAVNNIKRCLKVDEVRANQIAKKSWTRFGPMVMEVLRFKVICRDIEKYVTIIGEENIKKAMECDVGGVIATAHSGNWEIIGAALTHKGMKIAGVAQHQRNEQVNQFINYCRAFTGMHITDKLDIKDMMKMLSKKYFIGLIMDQDGGSTGIMMPVFGYEASCVQGPAVMSRFKNAPILPAFITQDRPGHHILTIGEPVFTMRTKDKKQDIYNTMYDLTKMVEEHIKRYPEEWFWLHDRWKYAERKKKEANNLQ, from the coding sequence ATGCTATATCATAGTTTAGTCTTATTGAGTAATATTTGTTGCGTATTACCAGAAGGTTTTACTCGTTTTATCGGGAAAATTATAGGTAATTTAACTTGGTATTTAGTGCCTAAAAAGCGTAAAGTTATGGCTGTAAATAATATTAAACGTTGTTTAAAAGTTGATGAAGTGAGAGCAAATCAAATTGCTAAAAAATCATGGACTCGTTTTGGTCCAATGGTGATGGAAGTATTACGTTTTAAAGTAATTTGTCGCGATATTGAGAAATATGTAACTATTATTGGTGAAGAAAATATAAAAAAAGCTATGGAATGTGATGTGGGGGGTGTTATTGCCACAGCACATAGTGGCAATTGGGAAATCATAGGCGCTGCACTTACACATAAAGGTATGAAAATAGCAGGCGTAGCACAACATCAGCGAAATGAACAAGTAAATCAATTTATTAATTATTGTAGAGCTTTTACTGGTATGCATATTACTGATAAATTGGATATTAAAGATATGATGAAAATGCTCAGTAAAAAGTATTTTATTGGTCTTATCATGGACCAAGATGGTGGCTCAACTGGTATAATGATGCCTGTTTTTGGTTATGAAGCGTCTTGTGTACAAGGACCAGCTGTTATGAGTCGTTTTAAAAATGCCCCAATATTACCAGCTTTTATTACACAGGATAGACCAGGTCATCATATTTTGACAATAGGCGAGCCGGTCTTTACAATGAGAACAAAAGATAAAAAACAAGATATATATAATACAATGTATGATTTGACGAAAATGGTTGAAGAACATATAAAACGTTATCCAGAAGAATGGTTTTGGCTCCATGATAGATGGAAATATGCTGAACGCAAGAAAAAAGAAGCAAATAACTTGCAGTAA
- a CDS encoding LpxI family protein has protein sequence MKSIGLLSGIGRLPIEVAKAAKKMGISVYAVGLVDGVEADLAKEVTDYKAISIAQLGSIIEYLKSNNVTDVIMIGKVTKEILFTGQHALPDARMLALLASLKDHSDDTMMLAFVKELAKEGIQTFDQTMLLKMIMPKPGVLTKRQPTQQEKEDMEFGFKMAKALGGLDIGQTVVVKNKAVMALEAIEGTDACILRGGKLACGGAVVAKVAKPAQDNRFDMPAVGIKTIETMIEVNASALVIEAGRTLLVDREKALDLADKHDITIVVM, from the coding sequence ATGAAATCAATAGGTTTATTATCCGGAATTGGAAGACTTCCTATAGAAGTGGCTAAAGCTGCAAAAAAAATGGGCATCAGTGTTTATGCTGTAGGCTTAGTTGATGGAGTAGAAGCTGATTTAGCAAAAGAAGTAACAGATTATAAAGCAATTAGTATAGCTCAACTTGGTAGTATCATTGAATATTTAAAATCCAATAATGTAACAGATGTTATTATGATTGGTAAGGTTACAAAAGAAATATTGTTTACAGGACAACATGCGCTACCAGATGCTAGAATGTTAGCTTTACTTGCTTCTTTGAAAGACCATAGTGATGATACTATGATGCTTGCTTTTGTAAAGGAATTAGCGAAAGAAGGCATACAGACATTTGACCAGACAATGCTTTTGAAAATGATTATGCCGAAACCAGGAGTACTTACTAAACGTCAGCCAACTCAACAAGAAAAAGAAGATATGGAATTTGGTTTTAAGATGGCAAAAGCCCTTGGTGGTTTAGATATAGGACAAACAGTAGTTGTAAAAAATAAAGCTGTTATGGCTCTTGAAGCAATAGAAGGTACGGATGCATGCATATTGCGTGGAGGAAAATTAGCTTGCGGTGGTGCTGTTGTAGCTAAAGTTGCTAAACCAGCTCAGGATAATCGTTTTGATATGCCAGCTGTTGGAATAAAGACTATAGAAACAATGATAGAAGTAAATGCTTCGGCACTTGTTATTGAAGCAGGACGTACTTTATTGGTTGATAGAGAAAAAGCATTAGATTTAGCTGATAAGCACGATATAACTATTGTGGTAATGTAG
- the lpxD gene encoding UDP-3-O-(3-hydroxymyristoyl)glucosamine N-acyltransferase, producing the protein MQKTLAEIAKLVNGKLQGQYDENLIITGATGIDLAGPNEVTFAVDPHLEEAISCNAAAVIIQEDVEGFNKTSIKVKNPRAAFNILLNIFKPELKIEHKISDRAHLGNNVQIGKNVTIMDFAYIDDNAQIGDDVIIYPNVYIGQYAKVGNNTELHAGVSVREFCVVGKNVIIHDNTVIGADGFGFITRDGKHTKVPQVGNVIIEDDVEIGCNVSIDRATTSSTIIGKGTKMDNLIHIGHNCVLGENCLVVAQTGLAGSTIVGHNVTFAGQVGSKGHIKVGSNSVMAARTGLIADVPENSVYAGFPARSHQEWLRIKASEAHLPDMVKKLKLLERRLKALEEKKD; encoded by the coding sequence ATGCAGAAGACTTTAGCAGAAATTGCCAAATTAGTTAATGGAAAGTTACAGGGGCAATATGATGAAAATTTGATAATTACAGGAGCAACAGGTATTGATTTAGCAGGACCTAATGAAGTTACCTTTGCAGTAGACCCGCATTTAGAAGAAGCTATATCTTGTAATGCGGCAGCTGTAATTATTCAAGAAGATGTAGAAGGATTTAATAAAACTAGTATTAAGGTAAAAAATCCACGAGCAGCTTTTAATATATTATTAAATATATTTAAGCCTGAGTTAAAAATAGAACATAAGATTAGTGATAGAGCACATTTGGGAAATAATGTTCAAATAGGTAAAAATGTAACTATTATGGATTTTGCTTATATTGATGATAATGCTCAAATTGGCGATGATGTAATAATTTATCCTAATGTGTATATTGGACAATATGCTAAGGTTGGAAATAATACTGAATTACATGCTGGGGTGAGTGTTCGCGAATTTTGTGTAGTTGGTAAAAATGTAATTATTCATGATAATACTGTAATAGGTGCAGATGGTTTTGGTTTTATTACTAGAGATGGAAAACATACAAAAGTTCCACAAGTTGGTAATGTAATCATTGAAGATGATGTAGAAATTGGTTGCAATGTATCAATTGATAGAGCTACAACAAGTTCAACTATAATTGGCAAAGGGACTAAGATGGATAATTTAATTCATATTGGTCATAATTGTGTTTTGGGAGAAAATTGCTTAGTAGTAGCGCAGACAGGACTTGCAGGTTCAACGATAGTAGGACATAATGTAACATTTGCAGGTCAAGTTGGTTCAAAAGGACATATTAAAGTTGGCAGTAATTCAGTAATGGCAGCTAGAACAGGTCTTATCGCTGATGTACCGGAAAATTCAGTTTATGCAGGTTTTCCAGCACGTTCACATCAAGAATGGTTGCGCATTAAGGCAAGTGAGGCTCATTTGCCAGATATGGTGAAAAAGTTAAAATTATTGGAAAGACGCTTGAAAGCGTTAGAAGAAAAAAAAGACTAA
- the lpxC gene encoding UDP-3-O-acyl-N-acetylglucosamine deacetylase, with the protein MNKQKTIAREIMYSGIGLHSGAEVKMKLSPAPVDTGIVFIRTDLPNKPRIKAIASNVTSTLRATTIGDGEIKVFTIEHLMSALFASDIDNCYIELDNEEPPVVDGASEVFVKLLSEAGSVEQDKMRQEIVIKKVYRIDDKERFVMVVPYDGFRVSFTSLNPHPLIGTQYYDFTFDIDAYKQEIAPARTIAYEKEVEALHKMGLGLGGNLENVIVYNDEGWMNKLRYADELVRHKILDIIGDLRLAGVLKAHVIAVKSGHELNTKLAKKILADFVK; encoded by the coding sequence ATGAATAAACAAAAAACTATTGCCCGAGAAATTATGTATTCGGGGATAGGACTTCATTCAGGAGCAGAAGTTAAGATGAAGTTAAGTCCGGCTCCAGTAGATACGGGGATAGTATTTATTAGAACGGATTTACCAAATAAACCTCGGATAAAAGCAATAGCAAGTAATGTTACTTCTACACTTAGAGCTACTACTATTGGCGATGGAGAAATAAAAGTTTTTACGATAGAGCATTTAATGTCAGCATTATTTGCTAGTGATATAGATAATTGTTATATTGAACTAGATAATGAAGAACCTCCAGTAGTTGATGGAGCGTCAGAAGTTTTTGTTAAATTATTGTCTGAAGCTGGCAGTGTTGAACAAGATAAAATGCGTCAAGAAATTGTCATAAAAAAAGTATATCGTATAGATGATAAAGAGCGTTTTGTTATGGTTGTGCCATATGATGGTTTTCGTGTAAGTTTTACGTCATTAAACCCTCATCCACTTATTGGTACGCAATATTATGATTTTACATTTGATATAGATGCATATAAACAAGAAATTGCACCAGCTAGAACAATTGCTTATGAAAAAGAAGTAGAGGCACTACATAAGATGGGTCTTGGTCTTGGTGGAAATTTAGAAAATGTAATTGTGTACAATGATGAAGGCTGGATGAATAAATTAAGATATGCTGATGAATTAGTTCGTCATAAGATATTAGATATTATCGGTGATTTAAGATTAGCTGGTGTGTTAAAAGCACATGTTATTGCTGTGAAGTCAGGTCATGAACTCAATACGAAATTGGCGAAGAAAATTCTAGCAGATTTTGTTAAATAG